A single window of Maylandia zebra isolate NMK-2024a linkage group LG2, Mzebra_GT3a, whole genome shotgun sequence DNA harbors:
- the slc43a1a gene encoding solute carrier family 43 member 1a encodes MAPTLVQAYRRRWWMAVTAVIENLLCSAVLLGWGSLLIMLKREGFYSHLCSENDTAHASLGNSSGQKVEEWVSCVDQEEMLNLGFTIGSFLLSATTLPLGILMDKFGPRPIRLVGSSCFGLSCIMMATSAYKTDVLSALIFLALSLNGFGGICLTFTSITLPNMFGALSSTIMSLMIGSYASSAVTFPGVKAIYDAGVSFTVIMWTWAGLATCVFINCFVNWPKEGFPTPEEVDYSKILHVQEPPSSEQKVVGERLSHQNGDIRRSTEKLANGHEVAPNAVPFRRSVFSPIFLWSLVTMGMSQLRIIFYMGAMNKMLEFLITHGEEHPSGKLAKEAEDNVGFYSSTFGMLQLLCLATCPLIGYIMDWKMKECEEDQTVPSGRQERLTSGPKRDRKIQKVTNAMRAFILTNLLLIAFGVCCLIDNLPLQILTFILHTMVRGFIHSCCGGLYAAVYPSNHFGTLTGLQSMISAVIALLQQPLFIAMVGPLKGDPYYINLGLLIFSFTGFLLPGYLFYHCRQLTREKKAREKLAANQEMEALNHTNANGCKPHTNGFAAIDA; translated from the exons ATGGCGCCCACTCTCGTCCAGGCCTACAGGAGGCGCTGGTGGATGGCGGTGACAGCGGTAATTGAAAACCTGCTGTGTTCGGCTGTGCTGCTGGGATGGGGCTCCTTGCTCATCATGTTAAAGAGGGAAGGCTTCTACTCTCACCTGTGCTCAG AAAATGACACAGCGCACGCGTCTTTGGGTAACTCCTCTGGCCAGAAGGTTGAGGAGTGGGTCAGCTGTGTGGACCAGGAAGAGATGCTGAATCTGGGCTTCACCATCGGTTCCTTCTTGCTTAGTGCCACCACCCTCCCGCTTGGTATCCTGATGGATAAGTTTGGACCACGTCCCATTCGACTGGTTGGAAG CTCATGCTTTGGTCTGTCCTGTATTATGATGGCCACCTCTGCCTACAAGACCGACG TCCTCTCAGCGCTCATCTTCCTGGCTCTTTCTCTGAATGGCTTCGGAGGCATCTGCCTGACCTTCACCTCCATCACG CTCCCCAACATGTTTGGTGCCCTGAGCTCCACCATAATGTCTCTGATGATCGGCTCCTACGCTTCCTCTGCAGTCACCTTCCCTGGAGTCAAG GCCATCTACGACGCAGGCGTGTCGTTCACGGTGATCATGTGGACGTGGGCGGGTCTTGCCACATGTGTCTTCATAAATTGTTTTGTTAACTGGCCCAAAGAAGGTTTTCCAACACCCGAAGAGGTGGACTAcag TAAGATCCTCCATGTTCAAGAGCCACCTTCATCTGAGCAGAAGGTTGTTGGTGAGAGACTGAGCCACCAAAACGGAGACATCCGACGCTCCACAGAGAAGCTTGCTAATGGACATGAGGTTGCACCCA ATGCGGTTCCTTTCCGTCGGTCTGTGTTTTCTCCCATCTTCCTCTGGAGTCTGGTTACCATGGGGATGTCCCAGTTGAGAATCATCTTTTATATGGGGGCAATGAACAAGATGCTGGAGTTCCTGATCACCCATGGAGAAGAGCACC CATCTGGCAAGCTAGCCAAGGAGGCAGAAGACAATG TGGGTTTCTACTCGTCCACCTTTGGCATGCTACAGCTGTTGTGTCTGGCCACATGTCCTCTGATTGGCTACATCATGGACTGGAAGATGAAGGAGTGTGAAGAGGATCAGACAGTCCCCTCAGGCAGACAAGAGAG GCTCACCAGTGGACCCAAAAGAGACCGTAAGATTCAGAAGGTGACAAATGCAATGAGGGCGTTCATCCTCACTAACCTGCTGCTAATTGCATTTGGAGTCTGCTGCCTCATCGACAACCTGCCTCTACAG ATCTTGACCTTCATCCTCCACACTATGGTCCGAGGCTTCATCCACTCCTGCTGTGGAGGACTTTATGCTGCTGT CTACCCGTCCAACCACTTTGGCACGCTGACAGGCCTCCAGTCCATGATTAGCGCTGTGATCGCCCTGCTGCAGCAGCCACTCTTCATCGCCATGGTTGGACCATTGAAAGGAGACCCCTACTAT ATCAACCTCGGCCTGCTGATCTTCTCGTTTACTGGCTTCCTGTTGCCGGGTTACCTGTTCTACCACTGCAGACAGCTGACGAGGGAAAAGAAGGCCAGAGAAAAGCTGGCTGCCAATCAGGAGATGGAGGCGCTCAACCACACCAACGCCAATGGCTGCAAACCTCACACTAATGGCTTCGCTGCTATAGATGCTTAG